The genome window AGTCAATTAACAGGACTTTCTGCATTTTTATCCCTAAGAAAAGGTAATTTTATGGGAACAGGAGACACAGCCGGTATTTCTCTTACCCTTGGTACAAATTATAGAAATAACTCCATTTCTTATATACATAAATGGGCTTTTTATAAACCGGTAGACCTTGGTTTTAATCTATATGATAGATATGTAGATTACACCACCTTTGTATCTGTAAAACAAGGATTTTCTCCAACATTATCATGGGAACTTTCTGAATACTGGCGAGTAGGAACTGGTATTACAATAGAAAGAGGAAAATATAAAAATATCACAGAAGATGCCCCATATAGAATAAAAGCTCAAGCAGGCAGCTATAATTTAGTAGCAACCTATCTAAACTTTACCTATTCAGATATAAACAATCCTATATTACCAACAAGGGGAAGTAATTTCAGCATCACATTTAAGGTGGGATATGGAACAAGAGGATTTTATAAAACGGCTCTTAGCTATTCAAAAATCTTCCCTGATGAGATTTTTTACACAGATTGGATATTTTCATTTAAAGGCAGGTACGGTATAGTAGAAAAGATGAATGATAAAATTCCTCTGGATGAATATTTCTTCGTAGGAGGAGACTTTTCCATTAGAGGATTTGATTACGGGATGGCTGGACCTTATGACGATAACAAAAATCCAATAGGCTCTAAACAAGAAATCATATTTAACTTCCAGTTATCTCATCCAATAGCAGAAAGATTTTTATGGGGATATATCTTTACAGATATAGGAAAAGGTTATGACAACGGCAATCCATTTGATAACATGTATTATTCGGTAGGTGGAGGCTTAAAAATTGTTACGCCAATGGCACCAATTGATATTTATTATGGTAAAGTGTTAAATGCACCACCAGGTGTAAATGATGCAAGAATAGGATTTGTTCTTGGAACATTTTTCTAAGGAGGATTAAATGAAAAAATTACTGTTTGCTTTAGTTTTGTCTGTTCTTTTCACAAACCTTACCTTTGCACAGAACATATACTTTATTGATATTCAAAAAATTATGAATACTTCCAAAAAAGGTAAAGAATATAAGAAAGAACTGAAAGCTAAAATTGATTATTACAAAGAAAAGTTAGACAAAATTCAGAAAGAAATAGAAGATATAGAGAAACAACTGGAAAGCCCTGTATTAAACCCAGAAGCCAAAAAGAAAAAAGAAGAAAAAATAAAACAACTTAAAGCAGAAGGAATAAAACTTCAAATGCAAGCAGAAGAAGAACTCCAGAAAATAAAAGCACAAGCAGAAAGAAAACTTGTAAAAGATATTAAAAATATTGTGGAAAAGTACGCCCGAGAACACAACATAGACATAGTTCTGGTTGGAGGAACTTTATATCAGGACAAAGCAATAGATATAACAGATGAAATTTTAAAACTTTATGATAAAGGTGTAAAATGAGACTTTCAGAAATAGCAAAAGAATTTAATGGTCAACTTATAGGTGAAGATATAGAAATTAAAAGCCTAAAAAGCCTTGAAACAGCCGGTAAAGGAGACCTGTCCTTTGTAGCAGACAAAAAACTTGTAGAAAAAGCAAAAAATACAAAAGCCTCAGCACTGCTCACCTTTGAGCAACTAAATATCAAAATACCTCAGGTCGTTGTTAAAAATCCCCAAAATGTTTTTTACAAACTAATAGAACTCCTATACCCTGAAGAACAGAAAGCAGGTATATCAGGAAAAGCATCAATAGGAAAAGATGTCCAGATAGGAGAAAATGTTTATATTGGAGATTTCGCTGTAATAGAAGAAAGGGTAAAAATAGGAAACAATGTCCAGATTTACCCTAATGTGTATATAGGAAGAAATGTTGAAATAGGGGATAATACGGTTATATATCCAAATGTGGTTATTTATAAAAACACAACCATTGGCAAGAATGTAATTATACACTCTGGAGCAGTAATAGCCTCCGATGGATTTGGATACTATCAGGAAGATGGACAGCACAAAAAGATTAAGCATATCGGTAGGGTAATAATAGAAGACAATGTTGAAATTGGGGCAAACACAACAATAGACAGGGCTATGGTAGATGAAACCATAATCAAAAAAGGCACAAAAATAGATAACCTTGTAATGATAGCCCATAACTGTCAGATTGGAGAGAATACAATACTTGTTTCACAGGTAGGTATAGCAGGCAGCACAAAAATAGGAAAAAATGTAATACTTGCAGGTCAGGTAGGAGTAGCAGACCATATAACAATCGGGGATAATGTAATCGTAACTGCAAAATCAGGAGTAGGAAAAAATTTAGAACCTAACAAAGTTTATGGCTCAGGGCTTCAGGCAATAGAATGGTCAAAATGGAAAAAGGTAATGTTTTATCTCTACAAACTCCCGGAAATCATTAAAAAGCTTAAATAACAGAAGGCTCCAGAATTTTAATATATATTGAGCAACTTGGAAATTTCAATTTTTCACTCCGAAATCACCAAAGCTTTGTTGTTCATATCTAAGCGGAAGTTTTTTGTAAGATTAAAAGAAAGCAAAATTAGTTCAAACATAATTAATATAGTTTTATATAAAATGTGATTTTTATGGCATAAGTCATACTCTTTATCTTAAAACTTTAATAAGTATTATTACTAACTTTAATCAACACTATCAGGAGGGCTCCAGCCATGAAAAAGGGTATTTTATCTTCTATTTTAGCCGTTTCAGCCGCCTCCCTAATAGCTTCATGTGGAGGAGGAGGTGGTGGCAGCAGTTCTACCACAACAACTACACTGCAAGGTCAATTTGTTGATGCACCTGTCGCAGGACTGGAATATTCCACATCTTCAGGAATTACAGGTGTAACTGACGCTAATGGTTATTTCTCCTACAGAGAAGGTGATACAGTAACCTTCAAAATTGGAAAAATCACCTTAGGTGATGCAAAGGCAGACAAAGTAGTAACTCCTTCAACTCTCTTTGCTGACGAGCTTGCAAACGGAAAAATAGATTTAACAACGCTGGAAAATAAAGTTAAACAGATTGTAGCCTTATTACTATTACTGGACAGTAATCCTAATGATGACAAAATAGAAATCCCTGATGACATGAAAATAAAGTTAGACAATATTACCCTGGAAATAGACATTGAGAGAGATGATTTAAACAATCTGACTATAGAAATAGACGTTGATGATGATGGATATGAGGAAAATCTCAGCGAAGAAATTAAATACAAAGAATACGAAGCAGAAGAACATTATTCAGGAACTCTATATACACGCCTAAAAGAAGCTTTGAAAGATATGAGAGATGACAAATTTTATTTTAGAAAATACTCAGGAACATCTGAATATACAGATTGTACAACATGTACTTTAAGCTATGATGGAGTATCAGATAGTTTTTCATTTAGCTGCGATAATGGAGACAGTGATACCGTAAACATAAGTACTGATGTAAATACAGGGAACGTATATTTAATTTCAAGCTCTAATGGGAAAAAGAATTTACTAATCTCAGCATCTGACGATAAAATCTGCTTCATCCCTGAAGATGCTCAAAATGAATATTTCTGTATAGTAGAGGACTCAT of Persephonella sp. IF05-L8 contains these proteins:
- a CDS encoding OmpH family outer membrane protein gives rise to the protein MKKLLFALVLSVLFTNLTFAQNIYFIDIQKIMNTSKKGKEYKKELKAKIDYYKEKLDKIQKEIEDIEKQLESPVLNPEAKKKKEEKIKQLKAEGIKLQMQAEEELQKIKAQAERKLVKDIKNIVEKYAREHNIDIVLVGGTLYQDKAIDITDEILKLYDKGVK
- the lpxD gene encoding UDP-3-O-(3-hydroxymyristoyl)glucosamine N-acyltransferase is translated as MRLSEIAKEFNGQLIGEDIEIKSLKSLETAGKGDLSFVADKKLVEKAKNTKASALLTFEQLNIKIPQVVVKNPQNVFYKLIELLYPEEQKAGISGKASIGKDVQIGENVYIGDFAVIEERVKIGNNVQIYPNVYIGRNVEIGDNTVIYPNVVIYKNTTIGKNVIIHSGAVIASDGFGYYQEDGQHKKIKHIGRVIIEDNVEIGANTTIDRAMVDETIIKKGTKIDNLVMIAHNCQIGENTILVSQVGIAGSTKIGKNVILAGQVGVADHITIGDNVIVTAKSGVGKNLEPNKVYGSGLQAIEWSKWKKVMFYLYKLPEIIKKLK